From the Solibacillus sp. FSL R5-0449 genome, one window contains:
- the pseH gene encoding UDP-4-amino-4,6-dideoxy-N-acetyl-beta-L-altrosamine N-acetyltransferase yields MKKNLMKLIDVTEEHIELIYNWRNQPNIRSVMYDSEPINWDKHVAWFNSILKNDMKYVKIFIYDQVPYGVGNFSLKNKKNEIGEWGFYIGEQNAPKGMGTALAYKMLEYIFEDLNIRKLCAEVLEFNEKSIRFHEKVGFQKEGILREHIYLNNCYCNIHLFSYFKKDWNKSKAQLEKYFN; encoded by the coding sequence ATGAAAAAAAATCTAATGAAGCTTATAGATGTAACTGAAGAACATATAGAGTTAATTTATAATTGGAGAAACCAACCTAACATCCGTTCGGTTATGTACGATAGCGAACCTATAAATTGGGATAAGCATGTAGCTTGGTTTAACTCCATTTTAAAAAATGATATGAAATATGTAAAAATATTTATCTATGATCAAGTACCGTATGGAGTGGGCAATTTCAGCCTTAAAAATAAAAAAAACGAGATCGGTGAGTGGGGCTTTTATATTGGAGAACAAAATGCCCCTAAGGGAATGGGAACAGCTTTAGCTTACAAAATGTTAGAATATATTTTTGAAGATTTAAATATTCGGAAATTATGTGCTGAAGTACTTGAATTTAATGAGAAAAGTATAAGATTCCATGAAAAAGTTGGTTTTCAAAAAGAGGGCATATTAAGAGAACATATATATCTAAACAATTGCTACTGTAATATACATTTATTTAGTTACTTTAAAAAAGACTGGAATAAATCAAAAGCTCAGCTAGAGAAATATTTTAATTAA